Proteins encoded within one genomic window of Rhododendron vialii isolate Sample 1 chromosome 1a, ASM3025357v1:
- the LOC131325069 gene encoding light-mediated development protein DET1 isoform X2: protein MFRRNNVTARIFEPNNVTARIFERQIRIPAPGTSIHCARRFYENLVPSCTIYDVECPDHSFRKFTDDGQYLISFSRNHQDLIVYRPTWLTFSCKDEDCDTHDLPLKSKRFESFFTQLYCVPLASSSEFICKDFFLYIESNQFGLFATSTTQIHDAPAAGGAIPGIPYIEKITFLLLRLEDGGILDERVFHNDYVNVAHSVGVFLYDDLLAIVSLRYQTIHILQIRDSGNLVDVRAIGEFCREDDELFLNSNPLVAVNHIGNGLHHNQSILESSFLSGIKQRLLSFIFSGIWTEETDQTLRIQCLKKKFYYHFQDYVDLVQFLDRQHLLIKFCSVDGGTSRSADHHPAFFAVYNMETTEVIAFYQNSAEELYFLFEQFCDHFHATSSLSTTFITSHSNNIYALEQLRCNKKKANSLQQFVKKMLASLPFNCQSQSPSPYFDQSLFRYDEKLISATDRHRQSTDHPIKFIARRQQGSLKFKIKPGPEAGSTDSRTKKISSFLFHPILPLALSIQQTLYLQPPVVNIHFRR from the exons ATGTTTAGGCGAAACAACGTCACTGCCAGGATTTTCGAGCCAAACAACGTCACTGCCAGGATTTTCGAGCGACAGATTCGCATTCCCGCTCCCGGCACTAGC ATTCATTGTGCCAGGCGATTTTATGAGAATCTTGTGCCAAGCTGTACAATATATGACGTTGAATGTCCTGATCATTCATTCCGCAAGTTTACTGATGATGGTCAGTACCTCATAAGCTTCAGCAGAAATCATCAGGATCTTATAGTTTATAGGCCAACATGGTTAACATTTTCTTGCAAAGATGAAGATTGTGATACTCACGATCTTCCCTTGAAATCAAAGAGGTTTGAGAGTTTTTTCACACAACTGTACTGTGTACCACTTGCTTCCAGCAGTGAGTTTATATGTAAAGATTTCTTCCTATACATAGAGAGTAACCAATTTGGACTCTTTGCAACTTCAACTACACAAATTCATGATGCACCTGCTGCTGGAGGAGCTATTCCAGGAATCCCTTATATTGAGAAGATAACTTTTCTCCTTTTGAG ATTGGAAGATGGAGGTATACTTGACGAGAGGGTTTTCCACAATGATTATGTTAATGTGGCCCATAGTGTGGGTGTGTTTTTGTATGACGATTTATTGGCTATAGTGTCCCTTCGTTATCAAACGATACACATTCTCCAAATCAGGGACTCTGGGAACCTTGTTGATGTTCGAGCTATTGGGGAATTTTGTCGTGAAGACGATGAACTGTTTCTCAACTCCAATCCTCTG GTGGCTGTAAATCATATCGGGAATGGTCTGCATCATAATCAATCGATATTGGAAAGCTCTTTCCTGAGTGGTATCAAACAGCGTTTGCTTTCATTCATATTTAGTGGGATATGGACAGAAGAAACTGATCAAACTCTG AGAATCCAATGCCTGAAGAAGAAGTTTTACTATCATTTTCAAGATTATGTGGATTT GGTACAATTTTTAGACCGGCAGCACCTGCTAATCAAGTTTTGTAGTGTTGATGGAGGG ACGTCAAGAAGTGCTGATCACCATCCTGCATTCTTTGCTGTATATAACATGGAGACAACTGAAGTCATTGCATTTTATCAG AATTCTGCAGAAGAGCTCTATTTCTTATTTGAGCAGTTCTGTGATCACTTCcatgcaacgtcctcgttgtCTACGACTTTCATAACATCTCATTCAAATAACATCTATGCTCTTGAGCAACTAAggtgcaataaaaaaaaagccaacAGCTTACAAcag TTTGTGAAGAAGATGCTGGCTTCTTTGCCTTTCAACTGTCAATCGCAAAGTCCTTCCCCGTATTTTGATCAATCTCTCTTTCGATATGATGAAAAG CTGATTTCTGCAACCGACCGGCATAGACAGTCAACAGACCATCCAATCAAGTTCATTGCAAGGAGGCAGCAAGGTTCCctcaaatttaaaattaaaccAG GGCCGGAAGCCGGTAGCACAGACAGTCGGACGAAGAAAATCTCCTCATTCTTGTTCCATCCAATTTTGCCCCTTGCTCTCTCTATCCAACAGACATTGTATTTGCAGCCACCGGTTGTAAATATTCACTTCCGCAGGTGA
- the LOC131325069 gene encoding light-mediated development protein DET1 isoform X1 produces the protein MFRRNNVTARIFEPNNVTARIFERQIRIPAPGTSIHCARRFYENLVPSCTIYDVECPDHSFRKFTDDGQYLISFSRNHQDLIVYRPTWLTFSCKDEDCDTHDLPLKSKRFESFFTQLYCVPLASSSEFICKDFFLYIESNQFGLFATSTTQIHDAPAAGGAIPGIPYIEKITFLLLRLEDGGILDERVFHNDYVNVAHSVGVFLYDDLLAIVSLRYQTIHILQIRDSGNLVDVRAIGEFCREDDELFLNSNPLVAVNHIGNGLHHNQSILESSFLSGIKQRLLSFIFSGIWTEETDQTLRIQCLKKKFYYHFQDYVDLIIWKVQFLDRQHLLIKFCSVDGGTSRSADHHPAFFAVYNMETTEVIAFYQNSAEELYFLFEQFCDHFHATSSLSTTFITSHSNNIYALEQLRCNKKKANSLQQFVKKMLASLPFNCQSQSPSPYFDQSLFRYDEKLISATDRHRQSTDHPIKFIARRQQGSLKFKIKPGPEAGSTDSRTKKISSFLFHPILPLALSIQQTLYLQPPVVNIHFRR, from the exons ATGTTTAGGCGAAACAACGTCACTGCCAGGATTTTCGAGCCAAACAACGTCACTGCCAGGATTTTCGAGCGACAGATTCGCATTCCCGCTCCCGGCACTAGC ATTCATTGTGCCAGGCGATTTTATGAGAATCTTGTGCCAAGCTGTACAATATATGACGTTGAATGTCCTGATCATTCATTCCGCAAGTTTACTGATGATGGTCAGTACCTCATAAGCTTCAGCAGAAATCATCAGGATCTTATAGTTTATAGGCCAACATGGTTAACATTTTCTTGCAAAGATGAAGATTGTGATACTCACGATCTTCCCTTGAAATCAAAGAGGTTTGAGAGTTTTTTCACACAACTGTACTGTGTACCACTTGCTTCCAGCAGTGAGTTTATATGTAAAGATTTCTTCCTATACATAGAGAGTAACCAATTTGGACTCTTTGCAACTTCAACTACACAAATTCATGATGCACCTGCTGCTGGAGGAGCTATTCCAGGAATCCCTTATATTGAGAAGATAACTTTTCTCCTTTTGAG ATTGGAAGATGGAGGTATACTTGACGAGAGGGTTTTCCACAATGATTATGTTAATGTGGCCCATAGTGTGGGTGTGTTTTTGTATGACGATTTATTGGCTATAGTGTCCCTTCGTTATCAAACGATACACATTCTCCAAATCAGGGACTCTGGGAACCTTGTTGATGTTCGAGCTATTGGGGAATTTTGTCGTGAAGACGATGAACTGTTTCTCAACTCCAATCCTCTG GTGGCTGTAAATCATATCGGGAATGGTCTGCATCATAATCAATCGATATTGGAAAGCTCTTTCCTGAGTGGTATCAAACAGCGTTTGCTTTCATTCATATTTAGTGGGATATGGACAGAAGAAACTGATCAAACTCTG AGAATCCAATGCCTGAAGAAGAAGTTTTACTATCATTTTCAAGATTATGTGGATTTGATAATTTGGAAG GTACAATTTTTAGACCGGCAGCACCTGCTAATCAAGTTTTGTAGTGTTGATGGAGGG ACGTCAAGAAGTGCTGATCACCATCCTGCATTCTTTGCTGTATATAACATGGAGACAACTGAAGTCATTGCATTTTATCAG AATTCTGCAGAAGAGCTCTATTTCTTATTTGAGCAGTTCTGTGATCACTTCcatgcaacgtcctcgttgtCTACGACTTTCATAACATCTCATTCAAATAACATCTATGCTCTTGAGCAACTAAggtgcaataaaaaaaaagccaacAGCTTACAAcag TTTGTGAAGAAGATGCTGGCTTCTTTGCCTTTCAACTGTCAATCGCAAAGTCCTTCCCCGTATTTTGATCAATCTCTCTTTCGATATGATGAAAAG CTGATTTCTGCAACCGACCGGCATAGACAGTCAACAGACCATCCAATCAAGTTCATTGCAAGGAGGCAGCAAGGTTCCctcaaatttaaaattaaaccAG GGCCGGAAGCCGGTAGCACAGACAGTCGGACGAAGAAAATCTCCTCATTCTTGTTCCATCCAATTTTGCCCCTTGCTCTCTCTATCCAACAGACATTGTATTTGCAGCCACCGGTTGTAAATATTCACTTCCGCAGGTGA
- the LOC131325069 gene encoding light-mediated development protein DET1 isoform X3: MFRRNNVTARIFERQIRIPAPGTSIHCARRFYENLVPSCTIYDVECPDHSFRKFTDDGQYLISFSRNHQDLIVYRPTWLTFSCKDEDCDTHDLPLKSKRFESFFTQLYCVPLASSSEFICKDFFLYIESNQFGLFATSTTQIHDAPAAGGAIPGIPYIEKITFLLLRLEDGGILDERVFHNDYVNVAHSVGVFLYDDLLAIVSLRYQTIHILQIRDSGNLVDVRAIGEFCREDDELFLNSNPLVAVNHIGNGLHHNQSILESSFLSGIKQRLLSFIFSGIWTEETDQTLRIQCLKKKFYYHFQDYVDLIIWKVQFLDRQHLLIKFCSVDGGTSRSADHHPAFFAVYNMETTEVIAFYQNSAEELYFLFEQFCDHFHATSSLSTTFITSHSNNIYALEQLRCNKKKANSLQQFVKKMLASLPFNCQSQSPSPYFDQSLFRYDEKLISATDRHRQSTDHPIKFIARRQQGSLKFKIKPGPEAGSTDSRTKKISSFLFHPILPLALSIQQTLYLQPPVVNIHFRR, encoded by the exons ATGTTTAGGCG AAACAACGTCACTGCCAGGATTTTCGAGCGACAGATTCGCATTCCCGCTCCCGGCACTAGC ATTCATTGTGCCAGGCGATTTTATGAGAATCTTGTGCCAAGCTGTACAATATATGACGTTGAATGTCCTGATCATTCATTCCGCAAGTTTACTGATGATGGTCAGTACCTCATAAGCTTCAGCAGAAATCATCAGGATCTTATAGTTTATAGGCCAACATGGTTAACATTTTCTTGCAAAGATGAAGATTGTGATACTCACGATCTTCCCTTGAAATCAAAGAGGTTTGAGAGTTTTTTCACACAACTGTACTGTGTACCACTTGCTTCCAGCAGTGAGTTTATATGTAAAGATTTCTTCCTATACATAGAGAGTAACCAATTTGGACTCTTTGCAACTTCAACTACACAAATTCATGATGCACCTGCTGCTGGAGGAGCTATTCCAGGAATCCCTTATATTGAGAAGATAACTTTTCTCCTTTTGAG ATTGGAAGATGGAGGTATACTTGACGAGAGGGTTTTCCACAATGATTATGTTAATGTGGCCCATAGTGTGGGTGTGTTTTTGTATGACGATTTATTGGCTATAGTGTCCCTTCGTTATCAAACGATACACATTCTCCAAATCAGGGACTCTGGGAACCTTGTTGATGTTCGAGCTATTGGGGAATTTTGTCGTGAAGACGATGAACTGTTTCTCAACTCCAATCCTCTG GTGGCTGTAAATCATATCGGGAATGGTCTGCATCATAATCAATCGATATTGGAAAGCTCTTTCCTGAGTGGTATCAAACAGCGTTTGCTTTCATTCATATTTAGTGGGATATGGACAGAAGAAACTGATCAAACTCTG AGAATCCAATGCCTGAAGAAGAAGTTTTACTATCATTTTCAAGATTATGTGGATTTGATAATTTGGAAG GTACAATTTTTAGACCGGCAGCACCTGCTAATCAAGTTTTGTAGTGTTGATGGAGGG ACGTCAAGAAGTGCTGATCACCATCCTGCATTCTTTGCTGTATATAACATGGAGACAACTGAAGTCATTGCATTTTATCAG AATTCTGCAGAAGAGCTCTATTTCTTATTTGAGCAGTTCTGTGATCACTTCcatgcaacgtcctcgttgtCTACGACTTTCATAACATCTCATTCAAATAACATCTATGCTCTTGAGCAACTAAggtgcaataaaaaaaaagccaacAGCTTACAAcag TTTGTGAAGAAGATGCTGGCTTCTTTGCCTTTCAACTGTCAATCGCAAAGTCCTTCCCCGTATTTTGATCAATCTCTCTTTCGATATGATGAAAAG CTGATTTCTGCAACCGACCGGCATAGACAGTCAACAGACCATCCAATCAAGTTCATTGCAAGGAGGCAGCAAGGTTCCctcaaatttaaaattaaaccAG GGCCGGAAGCCGGTAGCACAGACAGTCGGACGAAGAAAATCTCCTCATTCTTGTTCCATCCAATTTTGCCCCTTGCTCTCTCTATCCAACAGACATTGTATTTGCAGCCACCGGTTGTAAATATTCACTTCCGCAGGTGA
- the LOC131325069 gene encoding light-mediated development protein DET1 isoform X4, translating to MFRPNNVTARIFERQIRIPAPGTSIHCARRFYENLVPSCTIYDVECPDHSFRKFTDDGQYLISFSRNHQDLIVYRPTWLTFSCKDEDCDTHDLPLKSKRFESFFTQLYCVPLASSSEFICKDFFLYIESNQFGLFATSTTQIHDAPAAGGAIPGIPYIEKITFLLLRLEDGGILDERVFHNDYVNVAHSVGVFLYDDLLAIVSLRYQTIHILQIRDSGNLVDVRAIGEFCREDDELFLNSNPLVAVNHIGNGLHHNQSILESSFLSGIKQRLLSFIFSGIWTEETDQTLRIQCLKKKFYYHFQDYVDLIIWKVQFLDRQHLLIKFCSVDGGTSRSADHHPAFFAVYNMETTEVIAFYQNSAEELYFLFEQFCDHFHATSSLSTTFITSHSNNIYALEQLRCNKKKANSLQQFVKKMLASLPFNCQSQSPSPYFDQSLFRYDEKLISATDRHRQSTDHPIKFIARRQQGSLKFKIKPGPEAGSTDSRTKKISSFLFHPILPLALSIQQTLYLQPPVVNIHFRR from the exons ATGTTTAG GCCAAACAACGTCACTGCCAGGATTTTCGAGCGACAGATTCGCATTCCCGCTCCCGGCACTAGC ATTCATTGTGCCAGGCGATTTTATGAGAATCTTGTGCCAAGCTGTACAATATATGACGTTGAATGTCCTGATCATTCATTCCGCAAGTTTACTGATGATGGTCAGTACCTCATAAGCTTCAGCAGAAATCATCAGGATCTTATAGTTTATAGGCCAACATGGTTAACATTTTCTTGCAAAGATGAAGATTGTGATACTCACGATCTTCCCTTGAAATCAAAGAGGTTTGAGAGTTTTTTCACACAACTGTACTGTGTACCACTTGCTTCCAGCAGTGAGTTTATATGTAAAGATTTCTTCCTATACATAGAGAGTAACCAATTTGGACTCTTTGCAACTTCAACTACACAAATTCATGATGCACCTGCTGCTGGAGGAGCTATTCCAGGAATCCCTTATATTGAGAAGATAACTTTTCTCCTTTTGAG ATTGGAAGATGGAGGTATACTTGACGAGAGGGTTTTCCACAATGATTATGTTAATGTGGCCCATAGTGTGGGTGTGTTTTTGTATGACGATTTATTGGCTATAGTGTCCCTTCGTTATCAAACGATACACATTCTCCAAATCAGGGACTCTGGGAACCTTGTTGATGTTCGAGCTATTGGGGAATTTTGTCGTGAAGACGATGAACTGTTTCTCAACTCCAATCCTCTG GTGGCTGTAAATCATATCGGGAATGGTCTGCATCATAATCAATCGATATTGGAAAGCTCTTTCCTGAGTGGTATCAAACAGCGTTTGCTTTCATTCATATTTAGTGGGATATGGACAGAAGAAACTGATCAAACTCTG AGAATCCAATGCCTGAAGAAGAAGTTTTACTATCATTTTCAAGATTATGTGGATTTGATAATTTGGAAG GTACAATTTTTAGACCGGCAGCACCTGCTAATCAAGTTTTGTAGTGTTGATGGAGGG ACGTCAAGAAGTGCTGATCACCATCCTGCATTCTTTGCTGTATATAACATGGAGACAACTGAAGTCATTGCATTTTATCAG AATTCTGCAGAAGAGCTCTATTTCTTATTTGAGCAGTTCTGTGATCACTTCcatgcaacgtcctcgttgtCTACGACTTTCATAACATCTCATTCAAATAACATCTATGCTCTTGAGCAACTAAggtgcaataaaaaaaaagccaacAGCTTACAAcag TTTGTGAAGAAGATGCTGGCTTCTTTGCCTTTCAACTGTCAATCGCAAAGTCCTTCCCCGTATTTTGATCAATCTCTCTTTCGATATGATGAAAAG CTGATTTCTGCAACCGACCGGCATAGACAGTCAACAGACCATCCAATCAAGTTCATTGCAAGGAGGCAGCAAGGTTCCctcaaatttaaaattaaaccAG GGCCGGAAGCCGGTAGCACAGACAGTCGGACGAAGAAAATCTCCTCATTCTTGTTCCATCCAATTTTGCCCCTTGCTCTCTCTATCCAACAGACATTGTATTTGCAGCCACCGGTTGTAAATATTCACTTCCGCAGGTGA